The Urbifossiella limnaea genome has a window encoding:
- a CDS encoding M16 family metallopeptidase, producing the protein MGQQVFQHTLANGLVLLAERMEHVRSAAINFLVPAGAAYDPPGRLGLASVVADLMTRGAGDRDSRQLALALDNLGVDRDESVGAVNMRFWGSTLARNVPATLDIFADVLRRPHLPDDELEPVQALALQDLQSLEDAPQQKVMVELRRRYYPRPLNQDRRGVAEHIEALTIDDVRDQYARLFRPNGSILSVAGNVEWEPLKAQVERLFGDWKPGEDATLPLTASTPLSEHLHKDTQQTQIALAYPAAAIGSPDYYPARAAASVLSGGMASRLFTEVREKRGLCYSVSAWHETFKDRGSMLAYAGTRAERAQETLDVTVGELRRLSLGVTDDEIDRVRAGLKSSLIMQEESTSARAGAIATDWYYLGRVRSFDEVQAAIDGLTPAAVVGYLGRYPVRGMTLVTLGPAPLTMPEDR; encoded by the coding sequence GTGGGACAGCAGGTTTTCCAGCACACCCTCGCCAACGGCCTCGTACTGCTCGCGGAGCGGATGGAACACGTCCGCTCGGCCGCCATCAACTTCCTCGTCCCGGCCGGCGCCGCCTACGACCCGCCCGGCCGACTCGGCCTCGCGTCGGTAGTCGCCGACCTGATGACCCGCGGTGCCGGCGACCGCGACAGCCGGCAACTCGCGCTCGCACTCGACAACCTCGGCGTGGACCGCGACGAGAGTGTCGGTGCCGTCAACATGCGCTTCTGGGGCTCGACGCTGGCCCGCAACGTTCCCGCGACCCTGGACATCTTCGCCGACGTACTCCGCCGCCCGCACCTGCCCGACGACGAACTCGAACCGGTGCAGGCGCTGGCGCTGCAGGACTTGCAGAGCCTCGAGGACGCGCCGCAGCAGAAGGTCATGGTCGAGCTGCGCCGCCGCTACTACCCGCGCCCGCTGAACCAGGACCGCCGCGGCGTCGCCGAGCACATCGAGGCGCTCACCATCGACGACGTGCGTGACCAGTACGCCCGCCTGTTCCGGCCGAACGGCTCGATCCTGTCCGTGGCCGGGAACGTGGAATGGGAGCCGCTGAAGGCCCAGGTGGAGCGGCTGTTCGGCGACTGGAAGCCGGGCGAGGACGCCACCCTACCACTGACCGCGAGCACGCCGCTGTCCGAGCACCTGCACAAGGACACCCAGCAGACGCAGATCGCACTGGCGTACCCGGCGGCGGCCATCGGCAGCCCGGACTATTACCCGGCGCGGGCCGCGGCGTCGGTGTTGAGCGGCGGCATGGCGTCGCGCCTGTTCACGGAAGTGCGCGAGAAGCGGGGCCTGTGCTACAGCGTGTCGGCGTGGCACGAGACGTTCAAGGACCGCGGCTCGATGCTGGCGTACGCCGGCACCCGCGCCGAGCGCGCCCAGGAGACGCTCGACGTGACCGTCGGCGAACTGCGGCGACTGAGCCTGGGCGTGACCGACGACGAGATCGACCGCGTCAGAGCGGGACTGAAGTCGTCGCTCATCATGCAGGAAGAGTCCACGTCCGCCCGCGCGGGCGCCATCGCCACCGACTGGTACTACCTCGGCCGGGTGCGGTCGTTCGACGAGGTGCAGGCGGCCATCGACGGGCTGACGCCGGCGGCCGTCGTCGGGTACCTGGGCCGCTACCCGGTCCGCGGGATGACGCTCGTGACGCTCGGCCCCGCCCCCTTGACCATGCCGGAGGACCGGTGA
- a CDS encoding M16 family metallopeptidase translates to MPFFTHTLPNGLTLIGEPSPAARSAAVGFFVRTGSRDERPDESGVSHFLEHMMFKGTPRRTALDVNLDFDRIGASYNAYTSEENTVYYAAVLPEYLPRAVDILADILRPSLRTDDFDTEKQVILEEIGMYEDQPAWAASDHARKIFYGPHPLGNSVLGSKESVTALTRDGMHAYFGRRYAPTNIVVSAAGHFDWDELVKLVTAACGGWARGEAGRGPRSEWAGEGGLHVLTREKVQQEHVMFQAGGPPADNRLRYAADTLALALGDDSGSRLYWALVDPGYADSADSAYYEYDGAGCAYTAFSCEPERAAANLDIVRAVLAEVQRDGLTADELHTAKSKIASRVVRGSERPMGRMQAIAAAWSYTGEYRDVDAELANFDAVSLADVRAYLDAYPIDRSTVIAFGPLDTLAGVAGKPV, encoded by the coding sequence GTGCCGTTCTTTACCCACACACTGCCGAACGGGTTGACCCTGATCGGCGAGCCGAGCCCCGCCGCCCGGTCGGCGGCCGTCGGCTTCTTCGTTCGCACCGGCAGCCGCGACGAGCGGCCGGACGAATCGGGCGTCAGTCACTTCCTCGAGCACATGATGTTCAAGGGCACGCCGCGGCGCACCGCCCTGGACGTGAACCTCGACTTCGACCGCATCGGGGCCAGCTACAACGCCTACACCAGTGAGGAGAACACCGTCTACTACGCGGCGGTGCTCCCCGAGTACCTGCCGCGGGCCGTGGACATTCTGGCCGACATCCTCCGCCCGAGCCTCCGCACCGACGACTTCGACACCGAAAAGCAGGTGATTCTCGAAGAGATCGGCATGTACGAGGACCAGCCGGCGTGGGCGGCGTCGGACCACGCGCGGAAGATTTTCTACGGCCCGCACCCGCTCGGGAACAGCGTGCTCGGGTCGAAGGAGAGCGTGACGGCGCTGACCCGCGACGGAATGCACGCCTACTTCGGCCGCCGCTACGCGCCGACCAACATCGTCGTCTCCGCCGCGGGGCACTTCGACTGGGACGAACTGGTGAAGTTGGTGACCGCGGCGTGCGGCGGGTGGGCGCGCGGCGAGGCCGGCCGCGGCCCGCGCAGCGAGTGGGCGGGGGAGGGCGGCCTCCACGTGCTGACGCGGGAGAAGGTGCAGCAGGAACACGTCATGTTCCAGGCCGGCGGTCCGCCGGCCGACAACCGCCTACGGTATGCCGCGGACACGCTCGCACTCGCACTCGGCGACGACTCGGGCAGCCGGCTGTACTGGGCGCTGGTGGACCCGGGCTACGCCGACTCGGCCGACAGCGCGTACTACGAGTACGACGGCGCCGGCTGCGCGTACACGGCGTTCAGCTGCGAGCCGGAGCGGGCCGCCGCGAACCTCGACATCGTGCGGGCGGTGCTGGCCGAGGTGCAGCGCGACGGCCTGACGGCGGACGAGCTTCACACCGCCAAGAGCAAGATCGCCAGCCGGGTGGTCCGCGGCAGCGAGCGGCCGATGGGGCGGATGCAGGCCATCGCCGCGGCGTGGAGCTACACCGGCGAGTACCGCGACGTGGACGCCGAGCTGGCCAACTTCGACGCCGTGTCGCTCGCCGACGTGCGGGCGTACCTGGACGCCTACCCGATCGACCGCAGCACCGTCATCGCCTTCGGCCCGCTGGACACGCTCGCCGGCGTGGCCGGGAAGCCCGTTTAG